The Dickeya poaceiphila DNA window GCGCGGTGCTCTTGAAAAAAGCACCGCGCGGCTCACAGCATGGCGCAAAAAATGAGATCAACTTCAGGGGTTATACAAAAATCCAACCACCCGTAGCGTGGAGCACGTCCTGGCTTGCCACATTGTCGAAGCAATTTTTCGATGCGGCAGACGGTGAATTACCTTTAGTGATTATTACCAGCGCCTTTCTGGCATCCAGGTTCGATGAGCGCAGTTCGGCCAAAAAAATTAATCTACACGTTTGGGATGACTCGCTGCTCTCGGTCGCCCCCTGGGCATTGTTAAAACAATGTGCAGAACCCGCGACGCGCTATTTTTTTCTTCAGGAAGAAAATGAAGCCATCATGGTTGCAGCATTTTTATCAGGCAGCGCATCATGTATATAAACCATATCACCCATTTAATTTCCCCTACGCTGACGCCCATTAGTGAACTCAGTGAACGGTATAAATGGGGCAACCGAAACGATAAAATATTTAGCCGTTTTCACAACCTGAAATCAGCCAGCCTGTTTCGGGACACGGCGTTGCCGACGCTCTTACAGAACCTGACCAATAAAATCATTCAGGAATGCGAGCCTTCACTACTTGAAAATCTTGATTTTATCGTGTGGGCCCATTCCCTTCATGCCGTCGCACCATTTGACGTAAATTCGGTAATACAGGCACAGTTCAGCCATGTTTTTAATAACAAGAACATTGAGTTTTTTTCTGTCACTCAGGCGTCCTGCGCCAGTGGGATGCTGGCGATGAAGTTTATTCAGGCAAAGCTCGACGCAGGAAAATGGCGCAACGGTTTACTCATAACGGGTGAGAAATGTTTTCATAAGACCGTACAGTATGTCGATCAGAATGGATATTTTGGCGAGGGGCTTAGCGCCAGCGTTATCAGTGCGACACCTGCACAAGCTGCGCTCAACGTTAAGGCGCTGGAAATTAAACAGCTCGCAGAATTTGGTACACGTATGCGGGCAACGACACGCGAAAGCGAAAATAAATATGACAGTGAATTTCTCCCCACAATGCATAAAGCGATACACCAAAGCTTGAGTCAGGCAACCTATAAGGCAAGCGAACTGAATTATTTATTACCCTATCATATCAGTCCGGTGACATTTGACCGCCTTGCCGATCGCGTCGGTTTCAGCCGCGATATTATTTATAAAGATAACTTATATACCCTTGGGCATTGTTTTTGTAGCGATGCGTT harbors:
- a CDS encoding beta-ketoacyl-[acyl-carrier-protein] synthase family protein, with amino-acid sequence MYINHITHLISPTLTPISELSERYKWGNRNDKIFSRFHNLKSASLFRDTALPTLLQNLTNKIIQECEPSLLENLDFIVWAHSLHAVAPFDVNSVIQAQFSHVFNNKNIEFFSVTQASCASGMLAMKFIQAKLDAGKWRNGLLITGEKCFHKTVQYVDQNGYFGEGLSASVISATPAQAALNVKALEIKQLAEFGTRMRATTRESENKYDSEFLPTMHKAIHQSLSQATYKASELNYLLPYHISPVTFDRLADRVGFSRDIIYKDNLYTLGHCFCSDAFINLGELISQQGNNLQGKIILSLASGVAGTFATMIIKSETGVTE